The following coding sequences lie in one Arachis ipaensis cultivar K30076 chromosome B05, Araip1.1, whole genome shotgun sequence genomic window:
- the LOC107643980 gene encoding probable pectate lyase 3 has translation MAKVYNLFLSLCLAAMIPAFQANIFENTTYAKQHINLVDNQYWKERAIIARKLSEEAYFPDPHALSRNFSSIITEDIGGSKHVRRNLNGQRAGVTCEATNNIDRCWRCDPNWADNRQKLVNCVQGFGRNTTGGKGGPIYIVTSPADNDMVNPKPGTLRHAVTRDGPLWIIFAHSMNIRLNQELMVSSNKTIDGRGVDIYITKGAGITLQYVNNVIIHGIKIHDIVPGTGGLIRDSESHFGFRTRSDGDGISIFGASNIWIDHVSMRKCSDGLIDAIMGSTAITISNSHFTDHNDVMLFGANDQHTIDKVMQITLVFNHFGKRLIQRMPRCRFGFVHVVNNDYTHWEMYAIGGSSKPTIISEGNRFVAPDNNNAKEVTKRVTNDDWKNWQWRSINDEFVNGAFFVQSGPELVKRPFSSKDMIAGKDGSYVQRLTSFAGSLKCRVGQPC, from the exons ATGGCAAAGGTGTACAACTTGTTCCTTTCTTTGTGTTTGGCTGCCATGATACCAGCCTTCCAAGCCAATATCTTTGAGAATACTACATATGCGAAACAACATATCAACTTGGTTGATAATCAATACTGGAAAGAAAGGGCAATAATTGCTAGGAAGCTTAGCGAAGAAGCATATTTTCCTGATCCACATGCACTTTCTAGAAACTTCTCATCTATTATTACTGA AGACATAGGTGGTAGCAAGCATGTAAGAAGGAACTTGAATGGTCAAAGGGCAGGAGTTACATGTGAGGCAACCAATAACATTGACAGATGTTGGAGGTGTGACCCCAATTGGGCAGATAATCGCCAAAAACTTGTAAATTGTGTTCAAGGTTTTGGAAGAAATACTACTGGAGGAAAGGGAGGTCCAATCTACATTGTTACTAGTCCTGCTGACAATGACATGGTTAATCCAAAACCAGGTACCCTTCGCCATGCAGTCACAAGAGATGGACCTTTGTGGATTATCTTTGCTCATAGCATGAATATTAGACTCAACCAAGAGCTCATGGTGTCTAGTAACAAGACCATCGACGGAAGAGGAGTTGATATCTACATTACTAAGGGTGCAGGCATCACCCTCCAATACGTCAATAATGTCATCATCCATGGAATCAAGATTCATGATATTGTTCCGGGCACCGGTGGACTTATTAGAGATTCTGAGAGTCATTTTGGATTTAGGACACGCAGTGATGGTGATGGAATCTCCATCTTTGGTGCCAGTAATATTTGGATTGACCATGTTTCCATGAGAAAATGCTCTGATGGTCTTATTGACGCCATTATGGGATCCACGGCTATTACCATCTCTAATAGTCATTTCACAGACCATAATGAT GTGATGCTCTTTGGTGCCAATGACCAACACACAATTGATAAGGTGATGCAAATCACCCTAGTTTTCAACCACTTTGGCAAGAGATTAATCCAAAGAATGCCAAGGTGCAGATTTGGATTTGTTCATGTTGTCAACAACGATTATACTCATTGGGAAATGTATGCCATTGGTGGTAGCAGTAAGCCTACAATTATTAGTGAAGGAAATCGGTTCGTGGCTCCTGATAATAACAATGCTAAAGAG GTCACGAAGAGAGTAACCAATGATGATTGGAAGAATTGGCAATGGAGATCAATCAACGATGAGTTTGTTAATGGAGCATTTTTCGTACAATCTGGACCTGAACTAGTAAAGAGGCCATTCTCAAGCAAGGACATGATTGCAGGAAAGGATGGTTCATACGTGCAAAGACTTACTTCCTTTGCTGGCTCCCTTAAATGTAGAGTTGGTCAACCTTGCTAG
- the LOC107643982 gene encoding gibberellin-regulated protein 14 — MAFNKSILLLGIFLVMATSKVSSYNEDLKMQVSYTKPPVGATSAPPKPPSTTTPPPPVTSTVPTPPKAKAPYTPVVKAPPPPFVKSPSYPPPPPPPTPTPIPTPTPPKVISPPTPYHPPVVNPPVTPTPAPPTSHIVKSNKECVPRCGYRCQLHSRTRVCMRACMTCCERCKCVPPGTYGNREKCGKCYTGMVTHGNRSKCP, encoded by the exons ATGGCTTTCAATAAGTCCATTCTTCTTCTGGGAATTTTTCTTGTGATGGCTACTAGTAAG GTTTCTTCATATAATGAAGATCTCAAGATGCAG GTGAGCTATACAAAACCTCCAGTAGGTGCCACGTCAGCACCACCAAAGCCACCAAGTACTACTACGCCACCTCCACCAGTGACCAGCACAGTACCCACACCACCCAAGGCTAAGGCACCATATACCCCTGTAGTGAAGGCACCCCCTCCTCCATTTGTGAAATCTCCATCTTACCCTCCACCACCCCCACCACCAACTCCAACTCCAATTCCAACTCCAACACCCCCCAAGGTAATATCTCCACCCACACCTTATCATCCTCCAGTGGTAAATCCCCCTGTTACTCCTACTCCAGCACCACCAACATCTCACATAGTTAAATCAAACAAAG AATGCGTGCCACGATGTGGTTATAGGTGCCAATTGCACTCAAGGACGAGAGTGTGCATGAGAGCATGCATGACTTGCTGCGAGCGCTGCAAATGTGTGCCCCCTGGAACTTACGGTAACCGCGAAAAATGTGGCAAATGCTACACTGGTATGGTCACTCATGGCAACAGATCCAAGTGCCCCTAG